One Neisseria sicca genomic region harbors:
- a CDS encoding RNA-binding S4 domain-containing protein, with protein MKNEHDNTAMRLDKWLWAARFFKTRALAQKHIELGRVQVNGAKVKNSKNISAGDIIDLTLNSLPYKIKVLALNHQRRPAPEARQLYEEDMKTAAEREAQKQLDQASRISAAYPDGRPTKRDRRQLDRMKRDSW; from the coding sequence ATGAAAAACGAACACGACAATACAGCGATGCGGCTCGACAAATGGCTTTGGGCTGCGCGCTTTTTCAAAACCCGCGCGCTGGCTCAAAAACATATCGAATTGGGCAGGGTTCAGGTCAACGGCGCCAAAGTCAAAAACAGCAAAAACATCAGCGCAGGCGACATCATCGACCTGACGCTCAATTCACTGCCTTACAAAATCAAAGTATTGGCACTCAACCACCAGCGCCGCCCCGCCCCCGAAGCGCGTCAGCTTTACGAAGAAGACATGAAAACCGCCGCCGAACGCGAAGCGCAGAAACAACTCGACCAAGCAAGCCGCATCAGCGCGGCGTATCCCGACGGCAGGCCGACCAAACGCGACCGCCGCCAACTCGACCGCATGAAGCGCGACAGCTGGTAG
- a CDS encoding DUF695 domain-containing protein has protein sequence MQNPSIPQDWNVYFSRISDAPAALRINLALIEVAPLAEYPQHVRVSMKLEQTNEHGFPTPEESEAVYDIEDQIDRLAGNDNIPSGIVTTNGAANWHFYSRDAETFAQACRNLLTQNDRVCDITISEDAEWSFYQEFLYPDSYELQAIRNEQVLRRFRQDGDRLDKPRPIDHWLFFHTEADLNAAAAKVGTLGYTVSDSGRIEQEEDHPSYRLQLSKNAPLTDIDNDTWELIDIAHENNGDYDGWGSILVQ, from the coding sequence ATGCAAAACCCTTCCATCCCCCAAGACTGGAACGTTTATTTCAGCCGCATTAGCGACGCACCCGCCGCCTTACGCATCAACCTTGCCTTAATCGAAGTCGCGCCGCTGGCAGAGTATCCGCAACATGTGCGCGTCAGCATGAAATTGGAACAAACCAACGAACACGGCTTCCCGACGCCCGAAGAAAGCGAAGCGGTTTACGACATCGAAGACCAAATCGACCGACTGGCGGGCAACGACAACATTCCCTCAGGCATAGTCACCACAAACGGCGCGGCAAATTGGCATTTTTACAGCCGAGATGCCGAAACCTTCGCCCAAGCCTGCCGTAACTTGCTGACACAAAACGACCGTGTTTGCGACATCACAATCAGCGAAGATGCCGAATGGTCGTTTTATCAAGAATTCCTGTATCCGGACAGCTACGAGTTGCAAGCCATCCGCAACGAACAGGTTTTACGCCGTTTCCGACAAGACGGCGACCGCCTCGATAAGCCCCGCCCCATCGACCACTGGCTGTTTTTCCACACCGAAGCAGACCTGAACGCCGCAGCCGCCAAAGTCGGCACATTAGGCTATACCGTCAGCGACAGCGGCCGCATCGAGCAGGAAGAAGACCACCCGAGCTACCGCCTGCAACTTTCCAAAAACGCCCCGCTTACCGACATCGACAACGACACATGGGAGTTGATCGATATCGCCCACGAAAACAATGGCGACTACGACGGCTGGGGCAGCATATTAGTCCAATAA
- a CDS encoding adenosine deaminase: protein MTVHTLIRALPKAELHVHIEGTFEPELMFAIAGRNGVSIPYADVDAVRRAYDFHNLQSFLDIYYAAAAVLLHEQDFYDLTTAYFARCREDNVVHTEIFFDPQTHTARGVPFETVINGITRARLEAQEKWGISSRLIMCFLRHLSEESAFETLAQAQPFRRHIDGIGLDSGELGNPPSKFERVFAQARAQGFPAVAHAGEEGPPEYVWEALDLLKVVRIDHGVRSEEDETLMQRLIAEQMPLTVCPLSNLKLKVVGDLSRHNLRRMLEHGVLVTVNSDDPAYFGGYLNQNFIELADALDLNEADIRTLCKNSFKASFLNEEEKVKRYAEIDGIHV, encoded by the coding sequence ATGACCGTACACACCTTAATCCGCGCCCTGCCTAAAGCCGAATTGCACGTCCATATCGAAGGCACGTTCGAGCCGGAATTGATGTTCGCCATCGCCGGACGCAACGGCGTTTCCATTCCCTATGCGGATGTAGACGCCGTGCGCCGCGCTTACGATTTTCACAACCTCCAGTCCTTCCTCGATATTTACTACGCTGCGGCGGCGGTCTTGCTCCACGAGCAGGATTTTTACGACCTGACCACCGCCTATTTCGCCCGCTGCCGCGAGGACAACGTCGTCCACACCGAAATCTTCTTCGACCCGCAAACCCATACCGCGCGCGGCGTACCGTTTGAAACCGTCATCAACGGCATTACCCGTGCACGTCTGGAAGCGCAGGAAAAATGGGGCATTTCCAGCAGATTGATTATGTGTTTCCTGCGACATTTGAGCGAAGAATCCGCGTTTGAAACGCTTGCCCAAGCGCAGCCTTTCAGACGACATATCGACGGCATCGGACTGGATTCGGGCGAACTCGGCAACCCGCCCTCGAAATTCGAGCGCGTCTTTGCCCAAGCCCGCGCCCAAGGTTTTCCCGCCGTCGCCCATGCCGGTGAAGAAGGCCCGCCCGAATACGTTTGGGAAGCGTTGGATTTGCTGAAAGTCGTCCGCATCGACCACGGCGTGCGCTCCGAAGAAGACGAAACCCTTATGCAGCGCCTGATTGCCGAGCAAATGCCCCTGACCGTCTGCCCATTGAGCAACCTCAAACTCAAAGTCGTCGGCGACCTGTCCCGGCACAACCTGCGCCGTATGCTTGAGCACGGCGTATTGGTTACCGTCAATTCAGACGACCCCGCCTACTTCGGCGGCTACCTCAACCAAAATTTCATCGAACTTGCCGACGCATTGGATTTGAATGAAGCAGACATCCGCACCTTGTGCAAAAACTCGTTCAAAGCCTCGTTTTTAAACGAGGAAGAAAAAGTAAAACGGTACGCCGAAATCGACGGCATCCATGTTTAG
- a CDS encoding DUF2314 domain-containing protein — protein MSESIVYGIDQENELMNRAFEQARSTFKYFWRELYWENRRIIPALDFAMVKVPFFQDSEDGEICEHMWINDIYFDGLHIYGTLVNEPNDLTNVEQGESVCVPVDDISDWIFLCNGIPYGGFTVQAVRIQMTPQERAEHDAAWGIDFGDPEEVLLVYEEKKHPENLDEHPMCRNCLNDFRQQLAQNSDYLREQDEDGYTPLHHEAIAGNAPLVKAMLELGADPAATTQEGLTALDFARLMDWQNVIEILEPRH, from the coding sequence ATGAGCGAATCCATTGTTTACGGTATCGATCAGGAAAATGAACTCATGAACCGCGCCTTCGAACAGGCACGTTCCACATTCAAATATTTCTGGCGCGAGCTGTATTGGGAAAACCGCCGCATCATACCCGCCTTAGATTTTGCCATGGTCAAAGTACCTTTTTTCCAAGACAGCGAAGACGGCGAAATTTGCGAACATATGTGGATAAACGACATCTACTTCGACGGCCTCCACATTTACGGCACGCTGGTCAACGAACCCAACGACCTGACCAATGTAGAACAAGGCGAAAGCGTCTGCGTTCCGGTTGACGATATCAGCGACTGGATATTCCTGTGTAACGGCATCCCCTACGGCGGCTTCACCGTACAGGCAGTCCGCATCCAAATGACGCCGCAAGAGCGCGCAGAACACGATGCCGCATGGGGCATCGACTTTGGCGATCCCGAAGAAGTCTTGCTGGTTTACGAAGAAAAAAAACACCCCGAAAATCTGGACGAACATCCGATGTGTCGAAACTGTCTGAACGACTTCCGCCAACAGCTGGCACAAAACTCGGATTACCTGCGCGAGCAAGACGAAGACGGCTACACACCGCTCCATCACGAAGCCATCGCAGGCAACGCGCCCCTGGTCAAAGCCATGCTCGAATTGGGTGCAGACCCGGCCGCCACCACGCAAGAAGGACTGACCGCCCTAGACTTTGCCCGCCTTATGGACTGGCAAAACGTCATCGAGATACTCGAACCACGCCACTAA
- the hscA gene encoding Fe-S protein assembly chaperone HscA — MALLQISEPGMSAAPHQHRLAVGIDLGTTNSLVATVRSGSPVCLTDMDGRTTLPSVVRYGEGDAVEVGKAALAAQKTDPLNTISSAKRLIGRTLADLAQDAQYLPYRFTPNERVVELNTRQGAKTPIEVSSEILKALKSRAEETLGGDLVGAVITVPAYFDDAQRQATKDAARLAGLNVLRLLNEPTAAAIAYGLDNASEGTFVVYDLGGGTFDVSVLQLTKGLFEVKATGGNSALGGDDFDHRLFCHLLEQNDLSKLNERDSQLLLSLVRAAKEQLTSQTEAIVEATLSDGRKIHTVITRQEFHHLTQNLVQKTIEPVKQALKDAGVTKADIKGVIMVGGSTRMLHVQQAVATFFGQTPLNNLNPDEVVALGAAIQANVLAGNKTDGEWLLLDVTPLSLGLETYGGLAEKIIPRNSTIPTARAQDFTTFKDGQTAMTIHVVQGERELVSDCRSLAKFTLRGIPPMTAGAARIRVTFQVDADGLLSVSAQEQSTGVQAQIEVKPSYGLDDDTITQMLKDSMSNAAEDMAARARAEAVVEAESLTDAVNAALELDNDLLDAEELAQIQQDIADLQGRLKDSNAEDIRAAVTKLSRSTDNFAAKRMNRNIQRALTGQSVDDI, encoded by the coding sequence ATGGCTCTTTTGCAGATTTCCGAACCCGGCATGTCCGCCGCTCCGCATCAACACCGCCTCGCCGTCGGCATCGACTTGGGTACGACCAACAGCCTGGTTGCCACCGTCCGCAGCGGCAGCCCGGTCTGTCTGACCGATATGGACGGGCGCACCACCCTGCCCTCTGTCGTCCGCTACGGCGAAGGCGATGCCGTCGAAGTCGGCAAAGCCGCCCTTGCCGCCCAAAAAACCGACCCGCTGAACACCATCAGCTCCGCCAAACGCCTGATTGGCCGCACGCTTGCCGACCTCGCGCAGGACGCGCAATACCTGCCCTACCGTTTCACGCCCAACGAGCGCGTGGTCGAGCTGAACACCCGCCAAGGTGCAAAAACGCCTATCGAAGTGTCGTCTGAAATTCTCAAAGCCCTCAAATCGCGTGCCGAAGAAACATTAGGCGGCGATTTGGTCGGCGCCGTCATTACCGTTCCCGCCTATTTCGACGATGCCCAACGCCAAGCCACCAAAGACGCCGCGCGTTTGGCGGGCTTGAACGTCTTGCGCCTGCTCAACGAGCCGACCGCCGCCGCGATTGCCTACGGGCTGGACAACGCCTCGGAAGGCACATTTGTCGTTTACGACTTGGGCGGCGGCACGTTCGACGTATCCGTATTGCAACTGACCAAAGGGCTGTTTGAAGTCAAAGCCACCGGCGGCAACAGCGCATTGGGCGGCGACGATTTCGACCACCGCCTGTTCTGCCACCTGCTTGAGCAAAACGACCTTTCCAAACTCAATGAGCGCGACAGCCAGCTTCTGCTTTCCCTTGTCCGCGCCGCCAAAGAACAACTGACCAGCCAAACCGAAGCTATCGTCGAAGCCACGCTTTCAGATGGCCGCAAAATCCATACCGTCATTACCCGCCAAGAATTTCACCACCTGACGCAAAATCTGGTGCAAAAAACCATCGAACCCGTCAAACAGGCTTTGAAAGACGCGGGCGTGACCAAAGCCGACATTAAAGGCGTGATTATGGTCGGCGGTTCCACCCGTATGCTGCACGTTCAACAAGCGGTCGCCACCTTCTTCGGACAAACCCCGTTGAACAACCTCAACCCCGACGAAGTTGTCGCGCTCGGCGCCGCCATACAGGCGAACGTCCTTGCCGGCAACAAAACCGACGGCGAATGGCTGCTGCTGGACGTTACCCCCCTGTCGCTCGGCTTGGAAACCTACGGCGGACTCGCCGAAAAAATCATCCCGCGCAATTCCACCATCCCCACCGCGCGCGCGCAGGACTTCACCACCTTCAAAGACGGCCAGACCGCTATGACGATACACGTCGTACAAGGCGAGCGCGAACTCGTTTCCGACTGCCGCAGCCTTGCCAAATTCACCCTGCGCGGCATTCCGCCCATGACCGCAGGCGCGGCGCGCATCCGCGTTACCTTCCAAGTTGACGCCGACGGCCTGCTGTCCGTTTCCGCCCAAGAACAAAGCACCGGCGTACAGGCGCAAATCGAAGTCAAACCTTCCTACGGCTTGGACGACGACACCATCACCCAAATGCTCAAAGACAGCATGAGCAACGCCGCCGAAGACATGGCGGCACGCGCCCGTGCCGAAGCCGTGGTCGAAGCCGAAAGCCTGACCGACGCCGTCAACGCCGCCCTCGAGTTGGATAACGATTTGCTGGATGCCGAAGAGCTTGCACAAATCCAGCAAGACATCGCCGATTTGCAAGGTCGTCTGAAAGACAGCAACGCCGAAGACATCCGCGCCGCCGTCACCAAACTCAGCCGCAGCACCGACAACTTCGCCGCCAAACGCATGAACCGCAACATCCAACGTGCGCTGACAGGGCAAAGTGTGGATGATATTTGA
- the trpS gene encoding tryptophan--tRNA ligase yields the protein MSKKRVLTGVTTTGIPHLGNYVGAIRPAVRAAQNPDTESFLFLADYHGIIKCHEPEMIHQSTQAVAATWLACGLDPERTTFYRQSDIPEVMELNWILTCITAKGLMNRAHAYKAAVQANAENNQEDPDHGVEMGLYSYPILMTADILMFNANEVPVGRDQIQHVEMARDIAGRFNHRFKEVFTLPEVKIDENVELLVGLDGRKMSKSYGNTIPLWENDKKTQKSVNKIITNMKEPGEPKQPDESPLFEIYKAFSTPSETAAFTQMLAEGLAWGEAKKLLAAKINAELAEPRERYNELTANPSQIEDILQTGAAKARKEARELLDQVRDAVGIRPLK from the coding sequence ATGAGCAAGAAACGCGTCCTCACAGGCGTAACCACCACCGGCATCCCGCATCTGGGCAACTACGTCGGCGCCATCCGCCCCGCCGTCCGCGCGGCGCAAAACCCCGATACCGAGTCCTTCCTCTTCCTCGCCGATTACCACGGCATCATCAAATGCCACGAACCGGAGATGATTCACCAATCCACCCAAGCCGTTGCCGCCACTTGGCTTGCCTGCGGACTCGACCCCGAGCGCACTACCTTCTACCGCCAAAGCGACATTCCCGAAGTGATGGAATTGAACTGGATTCTGACCTGCATTACCGCCAAAGGCCTGATGAACCGCGCCCATGCCTACAAAGCCGCCGTGCAGGCAAACGCCGAAAACAATCAGGAAGACCCCGACCACGGCGTAGAAATGGGGTTGTACAGCTACCCCATCCTGATGACCGCCGACATTCTCATGTTCAACGCCAACGAAGTACCCGTCGGCCGCGACCAAATCCAACACGTCGAAATGGCGCGCGACATCGCCGGCCGCTTCAACCATCGCTTCAAAGAAGTTTTCACCCTACCCGAAGTGAAAATCGACGAAAACGTCGAACTCTTGGTCGGTTTGGACGGACGTAAAATGTCCAAATCCTACGGCAACACCATTCCGCTTTGGGAAAACGACAAGAAAACCCAAAAATCGGTCAACAAAATCATCACCAACATGAAAGAGCCGGGCGAGCCGAAGCAGCCCGACGAAAGCCCCTTGTTTGAAATCTACAAAGCCTTCTCCACGCCGTCTGAAACCGCAGCGTTTACGCAAATGCTGGCCGAAGGCTTGGCATGGGGCGAAGCCAAAAAACTCTTGGCCGCCAAAATCAACGCCGAGCTGGCAGAACCGCGCGAACGCTACAACGAGCTGACCGCCAACCCTTCGCAAATCGAAGACATCCTGCAGACAGGCGCCGCCAAAGCGCGCAAAGAAGCGCGCGAACTGCTGGATCAAGTACGCGACGCCGTCGGCATCCGCCCATTGAAGTAA